One window of Camelina sativa cultivar DH55 chromosome 4, Cs, whole genome shotgun sequence genomic DNA carries:
- the LOC104784318 gene encoding mitogen-activated protein kinase kinase kinase YODA-like: MEQIIGDLNESSLETVCLLGKCTDGFVSLKKDSNLEKSYVKKTSILKQSKTLEKELRIMLRFHNNPFIVQASSDHLHYVTGTKGMSFCYIYMEYASLGNLDKMISDAGGRLPEDSVRRATRMILQGLKALHSQGYVHCDLNPTSVLVFPSNTLGEPWDVKLAGFRLSKEPTMDSSLFFPGTLEEYMPPEAIEQDRLVGPDKLTGPARDIWSLGRLVLKMFGGVPVDVRGSSNTWRLYEDISPEATDFVRRCLARQPSDRATVDELLDYPFAAEKLPLYLSFLRFPSIIRKIAREKLHGESEELIPKPQGLIW; encoded by the coding sequence ATGGAGCAGATTATCGGAGATCTAAACGAGTCTTCATTGGAGACTGTCTGTCTTCTTGGCAAATGTACCGACGGCTTTGTGTCTCTCAAGAAGGATTCGAACTTGGAGAAATCATACGTCAAAAAGACAAGTATTCTCAAACAGTCCAAGACTCTCGAGAAGGAACTCAGGATCATGCTTCGTTTCCACAACAATCCCTTCATCGTCCAAGCTTCAAGCGATCACCTTCACTATGTGACCGGCACCAAAGGCATGAGTTTTTGTTACATCTACATGGAGTATGCTTCCTTAGGTAATCTCGACAAGATGATCTCTGATGCCGGAGGGAGATTGCCTGAAGATAGTGTCAGACGTGCCACTCGTATGATCCTACAAGGATTGAAGGCTCTTCATTCTCAAGGTTACGTCCACTGCGACCTCAATCCGACCAGTGTACTCGTCTTCCCTTCCAACACTCTTGGTGAGCCATGGGATGTCAAGCTTGCTGGTTTCCGTTTATCCAAAGAGCCGACTATGGACTCTAGCCTGTTTTTTCCTGGAACCCTCGAGGAGTACATGCCGCCTGAAGCCATTGAGCAGGACAGGTTAGTTGGACCGGACAAATTGACCGGACCAGCCCGTGATATATGGTCTCTAGGGCGATTGGTTCTTAAGATGTTTGGGGGTGTTCCAGTGGATGTGAGAGGTTCTTCTAACACATGGAGGCTGTACGAAGATATCTCTCCGGAGGCTACAGACTTTGTGAGGCGGTGCTTGGCGAGGCAGCCTTCCGATAGGGCCACCGTGGATGAGCTCTTAGACTATCCTTTTGCTGCTGAAAAACTTCCATtgtatctttctttcttaaggTTTCCTTCTATCATAAGGAAGATTGCCAGGGAGAAATTGCATGGAGAAAGTGAGGAACTGATACCAAAACCTCAAGGGTTAATCTGGTGA